In the Merismopedia glauca CCAP 1448/3 genome, one interval contains:
- a CDS encoding FHA domain-containing protein: protein MNTLVLEWVENDGGRTQTRTQTIDLTSVTKNRGTFRIGRDRNQCDLVTSNNTVSRLHIEILFSQPQQSFFLRNLAPNNSPMVDGQPVTQGEVPLRTGSIITLGQVTLNVTSVSSEEENSPTVVVAPSYPPQQRRGNSPQPRNSYPPVQQQPVSPQPVHQHQAQPPVHYHQPQPIPHQHQHVPAGSASGLECPRCHKVSDYSHLDIGCPWCGTSLAAAVSILVTPKRP, encoded by the coding sequence ATGAATACGCTGGTTTTGGAATGGGTGGAAAATGATGGGGGTAGAACCCAAACTCGGACACAAACTATTGATTTGACGAGTGTGACGAAAAATCGGGGAACTTTCAGAATTGGGCGCGATCGCAATCAGTGCGATCTCGTCACTAGTAACAATACAGTTTCTCGGTTACATATAGAAATATTATTTTCCCAACCACAACAAAGCTTTTTCTTACGGAACTTAGCACCGAATAATTCCCCTATGGTAGATGGACAACCGGTCACGCAAGGAGAAGTACCGTTAAGAACAGGGAGTATCATTACTTTAGGACAAGTAACCTTAAATGTGACTAGTGTTTCTAGCGAAGAGGAAAACTCCCCCACGGTTGTGGTTGCACCTTCTTATCCACCCCAACAGCGAAGAGGTAATTCACCACAACCAAGAAATAGTTATCCCCCAGTACAGCAGCAACCCGTATCACCACAACCAGTACATCAACATCAAGCCCAACCACCAGTACATTATCATCAACCCCAACCCATCCCGCATCAACATCAGCACGTACCTGCTGGGTCAGCTTCTGGGTTAGAGTGTCCTAGATGCCACAAAGTTTCAGATTATTCTCATTTAGATATTGGATGCCCTTGGTGTGGTACATCTTTAGCGGCGGCTGTGAGCATCTTGGTGACCCCAAAACGTCCTTAA